Proteins encoded by one window of Candidatus Melainabacteria bacterium:
- a CDS encoding radical SAM protein encodes MLKEIKHSIQHIRLLLKRPAVLPRVLSGYFKALILHKNVLRVVEFVVNYECQSKCIMCFASKNRKNNQKPLSPDEIKNVWKQAVKLGAVAAVIEGGEATLRKDFFEIIKALDSKRNIINLITNSIGLDKNKLLEMRKAGLSVICFSLDDIDAENNDKIRGYKGHFDQVMRCIDWAKEAGLIVSIAPIFSHGQVQKVKKIIRLALEKECHVSASTAVVSGRWARQKYNVLDKDEWKEIRQIVKEYPQVRFDWNINYSLRYECPGGREKICIGIYGDVYGCATNPISFGNVRESSLENIWKQMHKFEYFKKRSSTCLVSEDLNYIQKFIDPISEVPYHPVHINEHPNQTAATISLNNSN; translated from the coding sequence ATGTTAAAAGAAATCAAGCATTCAATTCAACATATACGATTACTTCTTAAAAGACCAGCAGTTTTACCAAGAGTACTTTCTGGGTATTTTAAGGCATTAATTCTGCATAAAAATGTTCTGCGTGTTGTTGAATTTGTAGTAAATTATGAATGCCAATCCAAATGCATAATGTGTTTTGCAAGTAAAAATCGAAAAAATAATCAAAAACCTCTTAGCCCAGATGAAATAAAGAATGTTTGGAAACAAGCTGTAAAACTAGGCGCTGTTGCAGCAGTCATTGAAGGTGGAGAAGCAACCTTACGTAAGGATTTTTTTGAAATAATCAAGGCACTTGACTCAAAAAGAAATATTATAAACCTTATTACAAATTCAATCGGGCTTGATAAGAATAAACTTTTAGAAATGAGAAAGGCGGGATTATCTGTCATTTGCTTTAGTTTAGATGATATCGATGCAGAGAATAATGACAAGATACGAGGTTATAAAGGGCATTTTGATCAAGTAATGCGTTGTATAGACTGGGCAAAAGAAGCGGGATTAATAGTAAGTATAGCTCCAATATTTTCTCACGGACAAGTCCAAAAAGTTAAAAAAATTATCCGACTAGCTCTTGAAAAAGAATGTCATGTCAGTGCATCTACTGCCGTTGTAAGTGGAAGATGGGCAAGACAAAAATATAATGTACTGGATAAAGATGAATGGAAAGAAATAAGACAAATCGTAAAAGAATATCCCCAAGTCCGTTTTGATTGGAATATAAATTACTCACTTCGATATGAATGTCCTGGTGGTAGAGAAAAAATATGCATCGGTATATATGGTGATGTATATGGATGTGCAACTAACCCTATATCTTTTGGGAATGTAAGAGAAAGCTCACTAGAAAATATCTGGAAGCAAATGCACAAATTTGAATATTTTAAAAAGAGAAGCTCGACGTGTCTTGTTTCAGAAGATTTAAATTACATTCAAAAATTTATTGATCCTATTTCTGAAGTACCTTACCACCCTGTACACATAAATGAACACCCAAATCAAACTGCTGCTACTATATCTTTAAACAACTCAAACTAG
- a CDS encoding class I SAM-dependent methyltransferase — protein MNFIDLFKIPELKKIKDLDNPLTASVHKTIIQEKPFLKRIYLDFYGEFKKTLTNCKKGLLVEIGSGSGFLKEVIPEVITSDVFEAQDIDMVFPATKVPFEDNSVSAFFLFDTLHHIDQPILFFNEAQRCLINGGRIVMIEPYCSLWGNFVYKFHHESLDKNANWEIKKRGRLTDANIALPWIIFFRDRSKFEKKFPDLKIKRLVPHTPFRYLVSGGLTFRQLLPSVSYDFVKWLEIILSPLNKHIGMFLTIKLEKSTRQ, from the coding sequence ATGAATTTTATAGATTTATTCAAAATACCTGAGCTAAAAAAAATCAAAGACTTAGATAATCCACTTACTGCAAGTGTACATAAAACTATTATTCAAGAAAAACCTTTTCTAAAAAGAATATACTTGGATTTTTATGGAGAATTTAAAAAAACTCTGACTAATTGTAAAAAGGGACTTCTTGTTGAAATTGGCAGCGGCTCAGGTTTTTTAAAGGAAGTAATTCCTGAAGTTATAACCAGCGATGTTTTTGAAGCACAAGATATAGACATGGTTTTTCCTGCAACAAAAGTGCCTTTTGAAGATAATTCTGTGAGTGCTTTTTTTTTGTTTGACACTTTGCACCATATTGACCAGCCAATTCTTTTTTTTAATGAAGCTCAAAGATGTCTTATTAATGGTGGGAGAATCGTAATGATTGAACCTTATTGTTCTTTATGGGGAAATTTTGTTTATAAGTTCCACCACGAGTCACTTGACAAAAATGCAAACTGGGAAATAAAGAAGAGAGGACGTTTAACAGATGCAAATATAGCGCTACCATGGATAATCTTTTTTCGCGATAGAAGCAAATTTGAAAAAAAATTCCCAGACTTAAAAATTAAGAGACTTGTGCCTCACACACCGTTTCGTTATCTTGTAAGCGGTGGGTTAACTTTTAGACAACTATTGCCATCTGTTTCTTATGATTTTGTAAAATGGCTTGAGATTATTTTATCTCCATTAAATAAACATATTGGTATGTTTTTAACTATAAAGCTAGAAAAGAGTACAAGACAATAA
- a CDS encoding class I SAM-dependent methyltransferase → MSKIGFNNLREEREIEHFSKLADEHGYTWWGGRTEAAKVRIKRRVELVQDLLNLKSDNIILECGCGSGDFTSGISEIINEKTILYAIDISEAQINLAKRYLNKPNVSFLSVSISNLQFKDNLFDFIIGNSILHHLNLDLALKEIKRVLKPGGKILFFEPNMANPQVWLSLNIKPLRKWYQASPDETAFWRWNIKKKVISLGFRNVSAEPFDFMHPLVPIRFIGLVRVIESFLEKTFLKEIAGSLIIYAEK, encoded by the coding sequence ATGAGTAAAATTGGATTCAATAACTTAAGAGAAGAAAGAGAGATTGAACACTTTAGTAAACTTGCAGATGAACATGGTTATACCTGGTGGGGAGGAAGAACAGAAGCAGCTAAGGTAAGGATAAAGCGAAGAGTTGAACTAGTACAAGACTTACTAAATTTAAAATCCGATAATATAATTCTCGAATGTGGATGTGGTTCAGGTGATTTTACCAGTGGAATATCAGAGATTATAAATGAAAAGACTATACTTTATGCTATTGATATATCTGAAGCTCAGATTAACCTTGCAAAAAGGTATTTGAATAAACCTAATGTTTCATTTTTATCAGTAAGTATAAGTAATCTACAATTTAAGGACAACCTTTTTGATTTTATTATTGGAAATTCTATTTTACATCATTTGAATCTAGACTTAGCTTTAAAGGAAATTAAAAGAGTTTTAAAACCTGGTGGGAAAATTCTATTTTTTGAACCTAATATGGCAAATCCTCAGGTATGGCTTTCCCTTAATATAAAACCACTAAGAAAGTGGTATCAAGCTAGTCCAGACGAAACAGCTTTTTGGAGATGGAATATAAAAAAGAAAGTAATATCTCTTGGCTTTAGAAATGTTAGTGCAGAACCATTTGATTTTATGCATCCTTTAGTTCCAATAAGATTTATTGGTTTAGTAAGAGTAATTGAATCATTCCTTGAAAAGACTTTTTTAAAAGAAATAGCTGGATCACTAATAATATATGCTGAGAAATGA
- a CDS encoding glycosyltransferase — protein sequence MHKTESRHSVLSTTAEKFKDFYETNFARVRASMTRNKYYYSLKESALVERIPKGLKILEIGCWTGDLLNKLNPSYGVGIDLCGKAVALAKEKYTSSNFKFIEGDFCSQETRKLIGNQKFDVIVIVNTIGQIHDVVSFLKILHEFCHARTRIHIYSYSRFWEPLYYLGEVLGLKVKSPEENWLPPEELKQMFYLSELQEIHSSSHLLFPFYIPLVSKIINQLIAHLPFLENLCMIIGFTLRPFGEKYTSELPKSLSCSVIIPSKNEAGHIRDLVKRLPDLGEWSEYIFIEGNSTDNTEDEIRAAIMENPDKPLRLVKQKGKGKGDAVRLGFSKASGDILAILDADITIAPEDLPRFIEILTENKAEFVNGSRMVYPMEENAMRFLNIIANKFFAYAFSFLLGCQIRDTLCGTKVLWRKDYEMIARTRSYFGDFDPFGDFDLIFGANRLHLKIIDFPVRYSERTYGKTNISRFKHGLLLLQMSLFAFRKIKMV from the coding sequence ATGCACAAGACAGAATCCAGACATTCTGTTTTATCAACAACAGCAGAGAAATTTAAAGATTTCTATGAAACAAACTTTGCTCGTGTCAGAGCAAGCATGACAAGGAATAAGTACTATTATTCTTTAAAAGAAAGTGCTCTAGTAGAGAGAATCCCTAAAGGTTTAAAGATCCTGGAAATTGGATGTTGGACAGGCGATTTGCTTAATAAACTAAATCCTTCTTATGGAGTAGGTATTGATCTCTGTGGAAAAGCAGTTGCCCTTGCAAAAGAAAAATATACTTCAAGCAATTTTAAGTTTATTGAAGGAGATTTTTGTTCACAAGAAACAAGAAAGTTAATTGGGAATCAAAAATTTGATGTCATTGTTATAGTAAACACAATTGGGCAAATTCATGACGTGGTTTCATTTCTAAAAATTCTTCATGAGTTTTGTCATGCAAGAACAAGAATACACATTTATAGCTATAGCAGATTTTGGGAACCTTTATATTACTTAGGTGAAGTTCTTGGCCTTAAAGTAAAATCACCTGAAGAAAACTGGCTTCCCCCTGAAGAATTAAAACAAATGTTTTATCTGTCTGAACTTCAGGAGATACATAGTAGCTCCCATTTGCTTTTTCCATTTTACATTCCACTTGTCTCTAAAATTATCAACCAATTAATTGCGCATCTCCCATTTTTAGAAAATCTTTGTATGATTATTGGTTTTACTTTGCGTCCTTTTGGAGAAAAGTATACAAGCGAATTACCTAAATCTCTTTCTTGCTCTGTTATTATCCCGTCTAAGAATGAAGCAGGGCATATTAGAGATCTTGTAAAAAGACTGCCTGATTTAGGAGAGTGGAGTGAATATATTTTTATTGAGGGTAATTCTACTGACAACACAGAGGATGAAATAAGAGCTGCAATTATGGAAAACCCAGATAAACCCCTAAGATTAGTTAAACAAAAAGGAAAAGGAAAAGGTGATGCAGTCAGGCTTGGTTTTTCTAAAGCCAGTGGTGACATTCTTGCAATTCTAGATGCAGACATAACTATTGCACCAGAAGACTTACCGAGGTTTATAGAAATACTTACAGAAAATAAGGCAGAGTTTGTTAATGGTTCAAGAATGGTATATCCAATGGAAGAAAATGCAATGAGATTTTTAAATATAATTGCAAATAAATTTTTTGCTTATGCTTTTTCTTTTCTGCTTGGATGCCAAATTAGAGACACACTATGTGGAACAAAAGTTTTATGGAGAAAAGATTATGAAATGATTGCAAGAACTAGATCTTACTTTGGTGATTTTGATCCTTTTGGTGATTTTGATTTAATTTTTGGAGCTAATAGGTTACATTTAAAAATCATAGATTTCCCAGTAAGATATAGTGAAAGGACTTATGGCAAAACAAACATTTCACGATTTAAACATGGTTTGTTACTTTTACAGATGAGCTTATTTGCTTTTAGAAAAATAAAAATGGTTTGA
- a CDS encoding cobalamin B12-binding domain-containing protein: MIKEVRTLVIQPPISDEMMWGRFKKGSGYVPPLGIMYIASFMESKGFHADILDCLVERYKISDLKEYLSKNKYDLIGITCMTNSALDAYESVKVAREVCPSALIVMGGVHPTALPEQTLKETPETDLIIIGEGEQTFVDLATCLKEDKDYHSISGIAYWSKEENKVKYTTPRTPIPDLNSLPFPAYDKVPMKKYIPHVTQYIDLPNYPVVLQRGCPYQCTYCDHGAVLGRKIRSLSVERAIENIKYLVKNYGAKGIYFLDSVFTVRRDYIMKLLPEIEKLKISFACNARADQLDLELLTAMKKAGCWMIQIGIESGNIKSLELIKKASYSSAFKPDPNDPNGRPYLLNKYEQEIRNCQKLGIQVMASYILGLPGETVEDVETTIRFAKRLATETALFFLPVPYPGSHLLTQAKEDGGLKENMSWKDYSAVDYSNPVYINPRIGKEKMQELLKRAFDEYYKQPIVIYRNLKAIKSLKDIAKYVKAFRALSGV; this comes from the coding sequence ATGATAAAAGAAGTCAGGACACTTGTCATACAACCACCAATTTCAGATGAAATGATGTGGGGCAGGTTTAAAAAAGGAAGCGGCTATGTACCACCACTTGGAATTATGTACATTGCAAGCTTTATGGAATCAAAAGGATTTCATGCAGATATTTTGGATTGTTTAGTTGAGAGGTATAAGATTTCAGATTTAAAAGAATATTTAAGCAAAAATAAATATGATCTTATTGGCATTACTTGCATGACTAATTCAGCACTTGATGCTTATGAATCTGTAAAAGTAGCTAGAGAAGTATGTCCTAGTGCACTTATTGTAATGGGAGGTGTTCATCCAACTGCTCTTCCGGAACAAACTCTAAAAGAAACACCAGAAACTGATTTGATAATTATAGGAGAAGGTGAACAAACTTTTGTAGATTTAGCTACTTGCTTAAAAGAAGACAAGGATTATCATTCTATCAGTGGCATTGCATATTGGTCTAAAGAAGAAAATAAAGTTAAATATACAACTCCTAGAACACCAATACCTGATTTAAATTCACTTCCATTTCCTGCATATGATAAAGTTCCAATGAAAAAATATATTCCACATGTAACTCAATACATTGATCTTCCAAACTATCCAGTTGTGTTGCAGAGAGGTTGCCCTTATCAATGTACTTATTGTGATCATGGAGCAGTGCTTGGAAGAAAAATCAGATCACTTAGTGTTGAAAGAGCAATTGAAAATATTAAATATCTTGTTAAAAATTATGGTGCAAAAGGAATTTACTTTCTAGATAGTGTTTTTACAGTAAGAAGAGATTACATTATGAAGCTTTTGCCAGAGATTGAAAAATTAAAAATTTCTTTTGCATGTAATGCACGAGCAGATCAGTTAGATCTTGAACTTCTCACTGCAATGAAAAAAGCAGGGTGCTGGATGATTCAAATTGGTATTGAATCTGGAAATATTAAATCACTTGAGTTAATTAAGAAAGCATCATACTCAAGTGCGTTTAAGCCTGATCCAAATGATCCAAATGGCAGGCCATATCTTTTAAATAAATACGAACAAGAAATTAGAAATTGTCAAAAACTTGGTATACAAGTAATGGCAAGTTATATTCTTGGACTTCCTGGTGAGACAGTTGAAGATGTAGAAACCACAATTAGATTTGCAAAAAGACTTGCTACAGAAACTGCACTTTTCTTCTTACCGGTGCCTTATCCAGGCTCCCACCTTTTAACACAAGCAAAGGAAGATGGTGGTTTGAAAGAAAATATGAGCTGGAAAGATTATAGTGCAGTAGATTACTCAAACCCTGTTTATATAAATCCAAGAATTGGAAAAGAAAAAATGCAGGAATTGTTAAAGAGGGCATTTGATGAATACTATAAACAACCAATAGTTATTTATAGAAACCTGAAGGCAATTAAGAGTTTAAAAGATATTGCTAAGTATGTGAAAGCATTTAGGGCACTGAGTGGAGTATGA
- a CDS encoding radical SAM protein, with the protein MKEKVLLLNPPGKESYIRDYYCNNISKSSYLHYPMDLLYLSGTLTENHFEVSVLDALIKKYSEEETLKRIFEINPDYLIALVGSISWHEDKKLLRRVKAQNLRTKIIGTGDVFLDNGTQFLKENNFFDGCILDFSDDSILHLIEKCKKNGSDPICGKAIRLKGEFSIPTPRHEYFPLKEYKYAFSRNYPTAHIMTDFGCAFNCSFCPIRNDNLGFKVRPVNDVIKELKYLKSLEIKELYFRDQTFGANKKRAIELCKKIVEEDLKFSWHCFSRVDVVNEELLDAMKQAGCHTIIFGIESVNEKTLQDVQKRIDIEKIKNTFNLCKRKKIRRAATFIIGLPDETEEDVMRTVQFAIDIDCTFASFNIAGIRPGTEWSHHSEKIHFLPQEELERIRNNAIKKFYLRPSYIINRISEITSLHDVNVLIEEGAGVLVNLFK; encoded by the coding sequence ATGAAAGAAAAGGTTTTACTTCTTAACCCACCAGGAAAAGAATCATATATTAGAGATTATTACTGTAATAACATCTCAAAGAGTAGTTACTTACACTATCCAATGGATCTTCTTTACTTAAGTGGAACACTTACAGAAAATCACTTTGAAGTTTCTGTATTAGATGCCTTGATAAAAAAATATTCAGAAGAAGAAACTTTAAAGAGAATATTTGAAATTAATCCAGATTATTTAATTGCACTAGTTGGTTCAATATCATGGCACGAAGATAAGAAGCTTTTACGAAGAGTAAAAGCTCAAAATTTAAGAACAAAAATTATTGGTACTGGAGATGTTTTCTTAGATAATGGAACTCAATTTTTAAAAGAAAATAATTTCTTTGATGGTTGCATTTTAGATTTTTCTGATGATTCGATTTTACATTTAATTGAAAAATGCAAAAAAAACGGGAGCGATCCAATTTGTGGAAAGGCGATTAGGTTAAAAGGCGAATTCTCAATTCCTACACCAAGGCATGAATATTTCCCGCTTAAAGAATACAAATACGCATTTTCAAGAAATTATCCTACAGCACACATCATGACTGATTTTGGATGTGCTTTTAATTGTTCCTTTTGTCCAATTAGAAATGATAATTTAGGTTTTAAAGTAAGACCAGTAAATGATGTTATTAAAGAATTAAAATATTTAAAGTCATTAGAAATTAAAGAACTATATTTTAGAGATCAAACATTTGGTGCAAATAAAAAAAGAGCAATTGAGTTATGTAAGAAGATAGTTGAAGAAGATTTAAAGTTTTCCTGGCATTGCTTTTCAAGAGTTGATGTAGTAAATGAAGAATTATTAGATGCAATGAAACAAGCTGGCTGTCATACAATAATTTTTGGAATTGAAAGTGTAAATGAAAAAACACTACAAGATGTACAAAAAAGAATTGATATTGAAAAAATTAAAAATACTTTTAATCTCTGCAAAAGAAAAAAAATAAGGCGTGCTGCAACATTTATAATCGGTCTTCCAGATGAAACAGAGGAAGATGTAATGAGAACTGTTCAGTTTGCAATTGATATTGATTGCACATTTGCTTCATTTAATATTGCAGGAATTAGACCAGGTACAGAATGGAGCCATCACTCAGAAAAAATACACTTTCTACCACAAGAAGAACTAGAAAGAATCAGAAATAATGCAATTAAAAAGTTTTATTTAAGACCTTCATACATAATAAACAGAATCTCTGAAATAACCAGTCTGCATGATGTAAATGTGCTTATTGAAGAAGGAGCTGGAGTTTTAGTAAATCTTTTTAAATAG
- the asnB gene encoding asparagine synthase (glutamine-hydrolyzing), protein MCGIIGIYNYVTNHPVNKGVFENAITVLYHRGPDEYGYFYDDSNGLSLGSRRLSIIDLSTGRQPLFNEDSSIALVGNGEIYNFPELYEQLISSGHKFKTRSDNEAIIHLYERYGTKCVDHLNGMFAFAIWDKNKKLLFLARDRMGVKPLYYALQNNSIYFSSELKGLLAIPEINRELNIDALNKYLSFENIPSPHCIIKNIFKLESGYILTVHNGHIKTEQYWDIPLDLPKLKISEEEAVEELEKLFTGAVKRRLLSDVPLGVFLSGGIDSSLVAKFMADVSTEKIRTFSIGFHEKSFDESKIAMRFAKELNSEHNQFLFDSKECLKLIPNIANLADEPMSDASILPTYFLSNFASKQLKVCLGGDGGDELFGGYQIFPVHKVIGLYNILPRELRKLILYIANKMPPRETYLSFPFVLKQFLRGIGLPNEIRMFVWMGAYLESEKKQLLQQDINLKISSNTFEDISKYLSKKFISTDVDRMLYLISKIYLTDDILVKVDRASMATSLEVRAPFLDYTIQEFVAKLPYEYKLSRLTSKYILKKMAKRHIPGYIINKKKQGFAIPVTKWLKHELKDILLHYTSKNYIENQGLFNHNFIETLVQNHLNEKWDNKKLLWNLLVFQLWYEKYKPMVGSASEALLDQKSVVTAIL, encoded by the coding sequence ATGTGTGGAATAATTGGCATTTATAATTATGTAACAAATCATCCAGTAAATAAAGGTGTTTTTGAAAATGCTATAACTGTTCTTTATCACAGAGGTCCAGATGAATATGGCTATTTTTACGACGATAGTAATGGTCTTAGTTTAGGAAGTAGAAGACTTAGCATAATAGATTTAAGCACTGGCAGGCAGCCACTTTTTAATGAAGATAGTTCAATTGCATTAGTTGGAAATGGTGAGATTTATAATTTTCCAGAATTATATGAGCAATTAATTAGCTCAGGACATAAATTTAAAACAAGATCTGATAATGAAGCAATAATACATCTTTATGAAAGGTACGGCACAAAATGCGTAGATCATTTAAATGGAATGTTTGCTTTTGCAATCTGGGATAAAAACAAAAAACTTTTATTTCTCGCAAGAGACAGAATGGGTGTAAAACCCTTATATTATGCACTTCAAAACAATTCAATATATTTCTCTTCAGAATTAAAAGGTTTACTAGCTATTCCAGAAATTAACAGAGAATTAAACATTGATGCACTAAATAAATATCTTAGTTTTGAAAATATCCCTTCACCACACTGTATTATTAAAAATATTTTTAAATTAGAATCAGGTTACATATTAACTGTCCACAATGGACATATTAAAACAGAACAATACTGGGACATACCTTTAGATCTTCCTAAACTTAAAATTTCAGAAGAAGAAGCAGTTGAAGAATTAGAAAAGTTATTTACAGGTGCAGTCAAAAGACGCCTGCTTAGCGATGTTCCACTTGGTGTATTTTTAAGTGGTGGCATTGATTCAAGTCTTGTTGCAAAGTTCATGGCAGATGTTTCGACTGAAAAAATTAGAACGTTTTCAATTGGGTTTCATGAAAAATCCTTTGACGAATCAAAAATAGCAATGAGATTTGCAAAAGAATTAAATAGTGAACACAATCAGTTTTTATTTGATAGCAAAGAATGTTTGAAATTAATTCCAAACATTGCAAACTTAGCAGATGAACCAATGTCTGATGCTTCAATATTACCAACATATTTTTTATCAAATTTTGCTTCTAAACAATTAAAAGTATGTCTTGGAGGAGATGGTGGAGATGAACTTTTTGGTGGATATCAAATATTTCCTGTACACAAAGTAATCGGGCTTTATAACATTTTGCCAAGAGAATTAAGAAAATTAATTCTTTATATTGCAAATAAAATGCCACCAAGAGAAACATATTTAAGTTTTCCTTTTGTTTTAAAACAATTCTTAAGAGGTATAGGGTTACCAAATGAAATAAGAATGTTTGTCTGGATGGGGGCATATCTTGAAAGTGAAAAGAAGCAACTTTTACAACAAGATATTAATCTAAAAATAAGCTCAAATACATTTGAAGATATCTCAAAATATTTAAGCAAGAAATTTATTTCAACAGATGTTGACAGAATGCTTTATTTAATTTCAAAGATTTATTTAACAGATGACATACTAGTTAAAGTTGACAGAGCAAGCATGGCTACTAGCTTAGAAGTAAGAGCACCATTTCTTGATTACACTATCCAGGAGTTTGTAGCCAAGCTCCCTTATGAATACAAACTAAGCAGATTAACTTCTAAATATATTTTAAAGAAAATGGCAAAGAGACATATTCCTGGTTATATAATCAATAAGAAAAAACAAGGTTTTGCAATCCCAGTAACCAAGTGGCTTAAGCATGAATTAAAAGACATTCTTTTACACTACACAAGCAAAAACTATATTGAAAACCAAGGATTATTTAATCACAATTTTATAGAAACTCTTGTTCAAAATCATCTAAATGAAAAATGGGACAATAAAAAACTCTTATGGAACTTGCTTGTGTTTCAACTGTGGTATGAGAAGTATAAACCAATGGTTGGAAGTGCTTCAGAAGCTCTGTTAGATCAAAAGTCAGTTGTAACTGCCATTCTTTGA
- the recF gene encoding DNA replication/repair protein RecF, producing MFLKKLKLTNFRNYLDFEQNFNYLKTIITGQNAQGKSNILEAINILATSGSDRADKDNDLIYWNKEYALIFANIETKDSNLEITLQINSTGRRKLKINGVAKKAPQADLVGNFFNVMFSCDDLFLIKGSPSIRRKWLDSILFQLDLKYHRNLQDYQKSVAQKNALLKNAQERGISKKDLKDQLEIWNEQLINFGSEIIFTRIKFTEDLKPIAGEFLSDISKQTEDLDLIYKSMMARAGHDLPLQKIKIIFREQLDESFEEELARGQSLIGPHRDDLIFLINNKEAHSFASQGQQRSIVLAIKLSELKIIEKRKNEIPVLLLDDVFAELDESRQDFLLHHLPENIQTFLTTTHLTDIQKEFLKDAQVFKIRGGKVLENEKAKI from the coding sequence GTGTTCTTAAAGAAATTAAAATTAACAAATTTTAGAAATTATCTCGATTTTGAGCAAAATTTTAACTATTTAAAAACCATCATAACTGGCCAGAATGCTCAAGGCAAAAGTAATATTCTTGAAGCAATAAATATACTTGCAACTAGTGGGTCAGATAGAGCAGATAAAGACAATGATTTAATTTATTGGAACAAAGAATATGCACTTATCTTTGCTAACATTGAAACAAAAGACTCTAATTTAGAAATTACATTACAAATAAATTCCACAGGAAGGAGAAAATTAAAAATTAATGGGGTCGCAAAAAAAGCCCCTCAAGCAGATTTGGTTGGGAACTTTTTTAATGTAATGTTTTCTTGCGATGACTTATTTCTTATAAAAGGATCACCATCTATTCGAAGGAAATGGCTTGATTCAATTTTATTTCAACTTGATCTTAAATATCACAGAAATCTACAAGATTACCAAAAATCAGTAGCTCAAAAAAATGCACTTTTAAAAAATGCCCAAGAGAGAGGAATATCTAAAAAGGACTTAAAAGACCAATTAGAGATCTGGAATGAGCAATTAATTAATTTCGGCTCTGAAATCATTTTTACACGAATAAAATTTACAGAAGACTTAAAGCCAATTGCAGGAGAGTTTTTAAGTGATATTTCAAAACAAACCGAGGATCTTGATTTGATTTATAAATCAATGATGGCAAGGGCAGGTCATGACCTGCCCCTACAGAAAATAAAAATTATTTTCAGGGAACAACTAGATGAATCATTTGAAGAGGAACTTGCTCGTGGTCAATCTCTCATTGGTCCACATAGAGATGATTTAATATTTTTAATTAACAATAAAGAAGCTCACTCATTTGCAAGCCAAGGACAACAAAGATCAATAGTTCTTGCAATTAAACTTTCAGAGTTAAAAATAATTGAAAAAAGAAAAAATGAAATTCCTGTTTTACTTTTAGATGATGTTTTTGCAGAATTAGATGAAAGCAGGCAAGATTTTTTACTCCACCACTTGCCTGAAAATATTCAGACATTTCTTACTACTACTCACTTAACAGACATTCAAAAAGAATTCTTAAAAGATGCACAAGTATTTAAAATAAGAGGCGGGAAAGTTTTAGAAAATGAAAAGGCCAAAATCTAA
- a CDS encoding DUF721 domain-containing protein codes for MKRPKSNLTKIGEILPSVKEGLGLEKSLKIMALKEIWPLVTNFEVAKHSYPSYFDKENNLVISVNSGPLATELSMQKTNILARLKEATKNTDIRFKDVRFINR; via the coding sequence ATGAAAAGGCCAAAATCTAATCTTACAAAAATTGGAGAAATCTTACCTTCTGTAAAAGAAGGACTAGGTCTTGAGAAAAGTTTAAAAATTATGGCCTTAAAAGAAATTTGGCCATTAGTAACAAACTTTGAAGTTGCTAAGCATAGTTATCCATCATATTTTGATAAAGAAAATAATCTTGTAATCTCAGTAAATAGTGGTCCATTAGCAACCGAACTATCAATGCAGAAAACCAATATCCTTGCTAGATTGAAAGAAGCTACAAAAAATACAGATATTAGATTCAAAGATGTAAGATTTATAAACAGATAG